One Bos taurus isolate L1 Dominette 01449 registration number 42190680 breed Hereford chromosome 14, ARS-UCD2.0, whole genome shotgun sequence genomic region harbors:
- the FABP9 gene encoding fatty acid-binding protein 9: protein MVEPFLGTWKLVSRENFDEYMKELGVSVAVQNLAGSAKPRIIISADGDKISIKTQSAFKNSEISFKLGEEFDETTIDNRKVKSIITLDGGSMIHVQKWLGKETTIKRKIVDGKMLVEYIMNNVVSTGVCEKL, encoded by the exons ATGGTTGAGCCCTTCTTGGGAACCTGGAAACTGGTCTCCAGAGAAAACTTTGATGAATATATGAAAGAACTGG GAGTGAGTGTTGCAGTCCAGAACCTTGCAGGATCAGCAAAGCCAAGAATCATTATTAGTGCCGACGGGGATAAGATTAGCATCAAAACTCAAAGTGCTTTCAAGAACTCTGAGATCTCCTTCAAGCTAGGGGAAGAATTTGATGAAACCACCATAGATAACCGGAAAGTGAAG AGCATCATAACACTAGATGGTGGCTCAATGATTCATGTTCAAAAATGGCTTGGTAAAGAGACAACGATCAAAAGAAAAATTGTAGATGGAAAAATGTTAGTG GAATATATCATGAATAATGTTGTCAGCACTGGTGTCTGTGAAAAGCTGTGA
- the FABP4 gene encoding fatty acid-binding protein, adipocyte (The RefSeq protein has 1 substitution compared to this genomic sequence), translated as MCDAFVGTWKLVSSENFDDYMKEVGVGFATRKVAGMAKPTLIISLNGGVVTIKSESTFKNTEISFKLGQEFDEITPDDRKVKSIVNLDEGALVQVQNWDGKSTTIKRKLMDDKMVLECVMNGVTATRVYERA; from the exons ATGTGTGATGCATTTGTAGGTACCTGGAAACTTGTCTCCAGTGAAAACTTTGATGATTACATGAAAGAAGTGG GCGTGGGCTTTGCTACCAGGAAAGTGGCTGGCATGGCCAAACCCACTTTGATCATCAGTTTGAATGGGGGTGTGGTCACCATTAAATCAGAAAGCACCTTTAAAAATACTGAGATTTCCTTCAAATTGGGCCAGGAATTTGATGAAATCACTCCAGATGACAGGAAAGTCAAG AGCATCGTAAACTTAGATGAAGGTGCTCTGGTACAAGTACAAAACTGGGATGGAAAATCAACCACCATAAAGAGAAAACTCGTGGATGATAAGATGGTGCTG GAATGTGTCATGAATGGTGTCACTGCCACCAGAGTTTATGAGAGAGCATAA